Genomic window (Syntrophaceae bacterium):
ATTACGGCCCTAAACACCGGCATGCGGAAAAGCGAGATCCTGAACCTGAAATGGGACAACGTCGATTTGAATAACCGGGTGATCACCGTAGAGCACACGAAGAACGGGGAGATCCGCAGAATCCCCATGAATAAGCGGTTGACAACGGTTCTGAAAAATGTCAAAAGCGGTTCCCGTTTTGATTACGTATTCTCGGAGGATGGAAAGCCCTACGGAGATGTCAAGACGGGTTGGTGGGCGGCCCTCCGGAAGGCGGGTATTGACAACTTTCGGTTCCATGATCTCCGGCATACTTTCGGATCGCGCCTGGGGATGGCCGGGGTGGACATCAAGACCATCCAGGAGCTCATGGGGCACAGGGACATTTCGATGACCATGCGGTATTCACACCCCACTTCTGAGCACAAAATGAAGGCCGTCGAAATTTTGGGATCGAGTCACACCAATTTTCACACCAGGGCATCTGACGGGGAAAACAGGAAGGTCGTAAGTATCCGAAAAGATTAAAAGGGCGATTAGCTCAGGTGGATAGAGCGTTGGTCTCCGGAACCAAAGGCCCCGCGTTCGAGTCGCGGATCGCCCACCACTAATAAAAACGAGGGGTTAGACGTTCCGTCTGATCCCTTGTTTTTTGTTTGAAAAATACTAAAGCTCCCTTCTGATCTGAAGTTTGAACATATCTTCTGAGAGAAAGGCTGAATCGGTCTTCTTGATGAATGCTAACTTTTAAGAATTCATAACAGGTCAAGAATCTTTAGGAAACCAGGGAATGAATACGCTGGTCCTTTTTCGATATTCTGCAAATGAAGGATTTTTCTCCATCAGTTTTTCTGTCATTGGTATGCCCGAGACAAAGATGATCAGGAAAGTGATCGTTACAGGACCAAAGAAGGATATCCATCCCCAAGGCGCCGACAGTGCAATCATGTAAATGCCCCACCACATAACGACCTCACCGAAATAGTTGGGGTGCCTCGAATAACGCCACAGGCCGCGGTCCATAATGATCCCCCTATTGCAGGGATCCTTCATGAATCGGTCCAATTGCCAATCCGCGACAGCTTCGAAACAGAAACCCACCACCCAGACAAGCACGCCGAATCCATCCATGAGTGTCAGGGTAGCCGCATCACCCGCATTGATGAAGAGCACGGAGGAAAGGTTCAGAAGCATCAGGAATCCCTGCAGAATGAATACCTGGAAATAGCTCCGCACGATAAAGGAACGGCCCCATTCTTCCCTCCATCGTCGGTATCGAACGTCTTCCCCCTTCCCGTGGTTTCGGAAATAAATGCGGCTGGAGAGCCTCACTCCCCAAATCAGGACAAATACGTTGGCGATCACCTGCCGATTCGTGAACTCACCGAAGAGCAGGAGCGTTGTCCAGGACACAAGGACAAAACCCATGCCCCACGCCACATCGGCGATGCTGTTGTCATGGCGTTTTAAGGCCACGAAAAAGAGTGCGGTCATGTAGATGAATACAAGCAAGGCCGCGAATCGGATGGTTTCTGCGATTTCCATTTCGTTTCCTTGTGCACAGGCCGAACGCGATGCAGTTTCACGGGCGGCAGGTAAGCAACGTCACGCTTCGAACCGGGCATGACGGTCGATACCCTGCTGGATGACGCCCCTCACGTGCAGGATGAAATCGTCAAGGCGGTCTTCCCCGTATTCATCGCCGGACAAGGGTTTGTGGACGACCAGCGTGACACGGCCGGGAAAAAGGTTCAGCGTTCCGGGTGGCAGGATGTGCCTCGTGTCGACGATGGAAACCGGAAGCACCGGGATTCCGAGGGCCAAAGACATGGCAAAGGCGCCTTTCTTGAACTCCCGCAATTTTCCGTCGCGGCTTCTCGTGCCCTCGGGAAGCATGATCACGGAAACACCATTCTTCAGGATTTTTCCTGCCCCCGCCAGGCTTTCGTGGGCCGACCTCCCTTCGCTCCGGTCAATGTAGATGTTGCCGCCCAACTTCCCGGCGAGGCCGAACAGAGGTATCCTGCGCAGTTCCTTCTTGATGACCCAGCGGGCATCGATTCCCAGATAACCCCAGAGGACAAAAATGTCATAGGAGCTCTGGTGATTCGCAACGACCACATAGGACTGACCTTTTTGGATGTTCTCCCTGCCGACGAGGGTGACCCGCATGGGGGTTATGAAACCGTTGAATCGTGCCCATCCGCGGCCGGCGATACGATTTCCAGCGTCCGGACCGAACAGGGCGATGATCGGCATGCCCAGGAGGATGAAAGAGACCGTCGAAATGACGAAAAGCGGCAGGTAAACAAGCCACTTGTAGGGCTGGTAAAGGATGCGGAGGACTCTTCCGTTCATCATGGGGCACTCCTCCGGAGGACGGGGGGCTCACGCCATAACCCACTTTCCGATGAAGAAGCTTGCCGCGGCGACGGTGGCGGTGAGCACGATGCCCCAGGCGATGTCCACGAATACGACGTTGAGAGGCCAGTCCTTCAATGTCGCCAGGTTGGTAAGGTCATACGTGGCATAGGTGAAAAGACCGAAAAGACCTCCCGACACAATCGCCTGTCTCAGGGAGCTTTTTTCAAGGGCCGGCATGGTCGCAAAGATCAGGATGCCTGCGATGTACAGGAGGTAAAAGAGAAAGGCTGCCACCCAGTTGACATCCGGGCGAAGAAGGTGGCCCAGATTGTTGCGGTAGAAGCCCTTGGCCACGAACCCCAGCCAAATCATGTCAATTGCAAAAAAAACCGGCACTGTCAGCAGATAGAGGTATATCAGGTTTTTCATCGCTTCCTCCCCGTTCCCGGCCATGAAATATCCGTGATTTGCAGCAGGTAATGCAGATAACCGCTACATATGGAGTTTTCGATCTTTCCGGGTTTCACGGACCCGTATGCCTATGTTGAGTGCGCCGCCATTCGGCACCCATGCGAACAGGATAAATACACCCGCGTCATCTGCCGGTATCCGGCCAGCGCTGCGGCACTTTCTTCAACTTGTCGATATTGTAACCCTGAAGGGACACCTCCTCCACAAGCCTCTTGTAATCCTCGTCGGGAATCGCTGGTTTCCGCGCCATGATCCACACGTAATCCCGTTTGGTGCGACTGATGATTGTACGGGTATATCCTTCATCGAGGTAAGTAATCAGATATTCTGCCTTGATTGGCCATAAGAACTGCATCCCCCAAACGGCGTTGCTTGCCTTGTCATGGATGAACCCCCGCGGCCTGTATGTTTTCAA
Coding sequences:
- a CDS encoding DUF1295 domain-containing protein; translation: MEIAETIRFAALLVFIYMTALFFVALKRHDNSIADVAWGMGFVLVSWTTLLLFGEFTNRQVIANVFVLIWGVRLSSRIYFRNHGKGEDVRYRRWREEWGRSFIVRSYFQVFILQGFLMLLNLSSVLFINAGDAATLTLMDGFGVLVWVVGFCFEAVADWQLDRFMKDPCNRGIIMDRGLWRYSRHPNYFGEVVMWWGIYMIALSAPWGWISFFGPVTITFLIIFVSGIPMTEKLMEKNPSFAEYRKRTSVFIPWFPKDS
- a CDS encoding 1-acyl-sn-glycerol-3-phosphate acyltransferase, encoding MMNGRVLRILYQPYKWLVYLPLFVISTVSFILLGMPIIALFGPDAGNRIAGRGWARFNGFITPMRVTLVGRENIQKGQSYVVVANHQSSYDIFVLWGYLGIDARWVIKKELRRIPLFGLAGKLGGNIYIDRSEGRSAHESLAGAGKILKNGVSVIMLPEGTRSRDGKLREFKKGAFAMSLALGIPVLPVSIVDTRHILPPGTLNLFPGRVTLVVHKPLSGDEYGEDRLDDFILHVRGVIQQGIDRHARFEA
- a CDS encoding DUF2177 family protein produces the protein MKNLIYLYLLTVPVFFAIDMIWLGFVAKGFYRNNLGHLLRPDVNWVAAFLFYLLYIAGILIFATMPALEKSSLRQAIVSGGLFGLFTYATYDLTNLATLKDWPLNVVFVDIAWGIVLTATVAAASFFIGKWVMA